The following nucleotide sequence is from Streptomyces sp. HUAS CB01.
GGCCCCCGGCCCGGTGCCACTCCCGGCCCGCGTCCGGCCGCCCGTCCCGGCCAGGGGCAGGGCGGCGGCGGTGCCCGTCCCGGTGCCCCGCGCCCCGGTGGCGAGCGCCAGGCCCCGCGTCCCGGTGGCCGTCCCGCGGGCCCGCGTCCGGGCAACAACCCCTTCACCTCCGGCGGCTCCACCGGTATGGCGCGCCCGCAGGCGCCCCGTCCGGGCGGTGCCCCGCGTCCCGGCGGTCAGGGTGCCCCCGGTGGCCCGCGTCCGCAGGGCGCCGGCCAGGGCGGTCCCCGTCCGCAGGCTCCCGGTGGGTCCCGTCCCACCCCGGGCGGCATGCCGCGTCCGCAGGCTCCGCGTGGAGCCGGTGGCCCCGGCGGCCCCGGTGGTAACCGTCCGAACCCGGGCATGATGCCGCAGCGTCCCGCTGCCGGCCCGCGTCCCGGTCCCGGCGGCCGCGGTCCCGGTGGTGGCCCCGGCGGCCGTCCCGGTGGCGGCGGCGGTGCCGGACGTCCCGGCTTCGCCGGTCGTCCCGGTGGTGGCGGTGGCGGCGGCGGTCGTCCCGGTGGCGGCGGCGGCTTCGGCGGCCCGCGCCCCGGTGGCGGCGGCGGTGGCGGCTTCGGCGGCGGCGGTGGCCGTCCCGGCTTCGGCGGACGTCCGGGTGGTCCCGGCGGCCGCGGTGGCACGCAGGGTGCGTTCGGCCGTCCCGGCGGTCCGGCGCGCCGTGGCCGCAAGTCGAAGCGGCAGAGGCGCCAGGAGTACGAGGCCATGCAGGCCCCGTCGGTCGGCGGTGTGATGCTGCCTCGCGGCAACGGCGAGACCGTCCGTCTGTCGCGTGGTGCCTCCCTCACCGACTTCGCGGAGAAGATCAACGCCAACCCGGCGTCGCTCGTCGCCGTGATGATGAACCTCGGCGAGATGGTCACGGCCACGCAGTCCGTCTCCGACGAGACGCTGCAGCTCCTGGCCGGCGAGATGAACTACACCGTTCAGATCGTCAGCCCGGAGGAGGAGGACCGCGAGCTGCTCGAGTCCTTCGACATCGAGTTCGGCGAGGACGAGGGCGGCGAGGAGTTCCTGGTCGCGCGTCCGCCGGTGGTGACCGTCATGGGTCACGTCGACCACGGTAAGACCCGGCTGCTGGACGCGATCCGCAAGACGAACGTCGTCGCGGGCGAGGCCGGCGGTATCACGCAGCACATCGGTGCGTACCAGGTCTCGACCGAGGTCAACGAGGAAGAGCGCCGCATCACCTTCATCGACACCCCGGGTCACGAGGCGTTCACCGCCATGCGTGCCCGCGGTGCCAAGTCGACCGACATCGCGATCCTCGTGGTGGCGGCCAACGACGGTGTGATGCCGCAGACGATCGAGGCGCTGAACCACGCCAAGGCGGCCGACGTGCCGATCGTGGTCGCGGTCAACAAGATCGACGTCGAGGGCGCGGACCCGACGAAGGTGCGCGGTCAGCTGACCGAGTACGGCCTGGTGGCCGAGGAGTACGGCGGCGACACCATGTTCGTCGACATCTCCGCCAAGCAGGGTCTGAACATCGAGAACCTGCTGGAGGCCGTGGTCCTGACCGCGGACGCCGCCCTGGACCTGCGGGCCAACCCGGAGCAGGACGCGCAGGGCATCGCGATCGAGTCCCACCTCGACCGCGGCCGCGGTGCCGTCTCGACCGTCCTGGTCCAGCGAGGCACCCTGCGCATCGGTGACACGATGGTCGTCGGCGACGCGTACGGCCGTGTCCGCGCGATGCTCGACGACAAGGGCAACAACGTGGAGGAGGCGACCCCGTCGACTCCCGTCCTCGTCCTGGGTCTCACCAACGTCCCGGGCGCCGGCGACAACTTCCTGGTCGTCGACGAGGACCGTACGGCCCGTCAGATCGCCGAGAAGCGTGCCGCCCGTGAGCGCAACGCCGCGTTCGCCAAGCGCACCCGCCGGGTGTCCCTCGAGGACCTCGACAAGGTGCTCAAGGCGGGCGAGGTCCAGCAGCTCAACCTCATCATCAAGGGCGACGCGTCCGGTTCGGTCGAGGCCCTCGAGTCCTCGCTGCTCCAGCTGGACGTCGGCGAAGAGGTCGACATCCGCGTGCTGCACCGCGGTGTCGGTGCGGTCACCGAGTCGGACATCGACCTGGCGACCGGCTCCGACGCCATCGTGATCGGCTTCAACGTGCGCGCCGCCGGGCGTGCCACGCAGATGGCCGAGCGCGAGGGTGTGGACGTCCGCTACTACTCGGTCATCTACCAGGCGATCGAGGAGATCGAGGCGGCCCTCAAGGGCATGCTCAAGCCGGAGTACGAAGAGGTCGAGCTGGGCACGGCGGAGATCCGCGAGGTCTTCCGCTCGTCCAAGCTGGGCAACATCGCGGGTGTTCTCATCCGCTCCGGCGAGGTCCGCCGCAACACCAAGGCGCGCCTCATCCGTGACGGCAAGGTCGTCGCGGAGAACCTCAACATCGAGGGTCTGCGTCGCTTCAAGGACGACGTCACCGAGATCCGCGAAGGCTTCGAGGGCGGTATCAACCTCGGAAACTTCAACGACATCAAGGTCGACGACGTCATCGCGACGTACGAGATGCGCGAGAAGCCCCGCGGCTGACGCCGCGCGGTCGACACGCACACCGGTGCTCGGGGCCGGTCGGCGGGAGGTAATCCCGTCGATCGGCCCCGGCCGTGCGTGTACGGTTCTTGATGTACCTGCCAAGAGCGGGCAGGGCGCATCCGAACCCGTACCGGCGGGACATCCGGACATACATGTTTGTGGGGACACTGTCCTTCGACCTGCTCCTCGGCGACGTTCGTTCGTTGAAGGAGAAACGCTCCGTCGTCCGCCCGATCGTGGCCGAGCTCCAACGCAAGTACGCGGTGGCCGTGGCCGAGGTGGGCGGTCAGAACCTGCACCGCAGGGCCGAGATCGGCCTCGCGGCGGTGTCCGGGGACCCGGCACACCTCACAGACGTACTGGACCGGTGCGAGCGCCTCGTCGCCGCCCGGCCCGAAGTGGAGTTGCTGTCGGTACGACGGCGGCTGCACGGGGACGATGATTGAGACTGCACCGTCCGGGGGGTGACCCCCCGGACCACCGCACGAAAGAGGAGAAGGACCGGTGGCCGACAACGCGCGGGCCCGCAAGCTGGCCGATCGCATCCAGGTCGTGGTCGCGGAGACCCTGGACCGGCGAATCAAGGATCCGCGGCTGGGCTTCGTCACGATCACGGACGCCCGGGTCACCGGCGACCTGCGGGAGGCCACGGTCTTCTACACGGTGTACGGGGACGACGAGGAGCGCGCGGCGTCCGCCGCGGCGCTGGAGTCCGCCAAGGGCGTCCTCCGGTCCGAGGTCGGCCGTCAGACGGGCGTCCGTTTCACGCCGAGCCTGACGTTCGTCCCGGACGCCCTCCCGGACAACGCCCGGACCATCGACGACCTGCTCGACAAGGCGCGCGCCAAGGACGCGGAGGTCCGTCAGGCGTCGACGGGCAAGACGTACGCGGGCGAGGCCGACCCCTACCGCAAGCCGGAGGACGAGGACAGGGACGAGGACGCGGCGTCCGAATGAGCCAGCACAGCAACACCGCCCCGGCCGCCACCGGGAGCGTGACCCCGGACGGCCTGGTCATCGTCGACAAGCCGGCCGGCTTCACCTCGCACGACGTCGTCGCCAAGATGCGCGGCATCGCCCGGACCCGCCGCGTCGGGCACGCGGGCACGCTGGACCCGATGGCGACCGGCGTGCTCGTCCTGGGTGTCCAGAAGGCAACGAAGCTGCTCGGCCATCTGGCACTCACCGAGAAGGAGTACCTCGGCACGATCCGGCTCGGCCAGGACACCGTCACCGACGACGCGGAGGGCGAGGTCACCTCGTCCACCGCCGCCTCGGGCATCTCCCGGGACGCCGTCGACGCGGGGGTCGCGGAACTGACCGGCGCCATCATGCAGGTGCCGTCGAAGGTCAGCGCCATCAAGATCGACGGCAAGCGGTCCTACGCGCGGGTGCGCGGCGGTGAGGAGTTCGACATCCCCGCCCGTCCGGTGACCGTCTCGCAGTTCACCGTCCACGACGTCCGCGAGGCCGTCGCCGAGGACGGCACCCCGGTCACCGACCTGGTCGTCTCGGTGGTCTGCTCCTCCGGCACCTACGTCCGGGCCCTCGCGCGCGACCTCGGCGCCGGGCTCGGCGTCGGCGGACACCTGACCGCGCTGCGCCGCACCCGCGTCGGGCCGTACAAGCTCGACGCGGCCAGGACGCTCGACCAGCTGCAGGAGGAGCTGACGGTCATGCCGATCGGCGAGGCCGCTGCGGCGGCCTTCCCGCGCTGGGACGTCGACGCGAAGCGCGCCCGGCTGCTGCTCAACGGCGTACGCCTCGACATGCCGGAGTACGGCACGCAGGGCCCGGTGGCCGTCTTCGGGCCCGAGGAGCGTTTCCTGGCGCTGGTCGAACAGCAACGGGGCAAGGCGAAGAGCCTCGCGGTCTTCGGCTGACGCCGGACCCGCCGGCCGGCGACGGACGGGCTCCATCGTGGAGCGGGCAGGGACGCTGCCCGCTCCACGATCCCCCTCGGAGGGTGTCTATCCGTCCGGCAGCCGGGATTCACCCCAACGGGCAGGCGCTCGGAGTGCACCGAGGGTGCACTCGGGGGCGCGTTCGTCCGGTGACCTTCTCCCCGTGATCAACATCGGCCTACCGTCGGAACCATGGGAAGCGGGGACCTGGCGACGCTGGTGCGCATCTGTGATCCGGCGGGTCGGCCGCGCGGTACCGGCTTCGCCGTGGACGACCGGGGCACCGTCGTCACCAGCCACGAAGCCGTCGACGGACTCGACCGGATCGTGCTGCACGTGCCCGGCGGCGGAGCCGGCGTCGCCGACGGCGTCACGCTCCTGCCGGAGGCGGATCTCGCGCTCGTCCGCACCACCGGGCTCGGCCTGACACCGCTGCCGGTCGCCGTCCGGGACCGGCCCGAGGACGGCGCGTACGTGCGCATCCCGGCCGGTGGCTGGCGCGAGGACGGCGCGTACGTGCGCATCCCGGCCGGTGGCTGGCGCGAGGCACGCGTCCTCGGCGCGATCCCGGCCACCTACACCGCCGCCGGCCGCACGCACCCCCTCGACGGCGTCCTGGAACTGGCCGTGGGCACCGAGGGGAGTGACGCGCTGGGGCCCGGCGGCACCGCCACCGGCGGGCCCGTGGTCGACACCGGCACCGGCTCCGTGGTGGCGGTCCTCGCGGGTACCGCACCGGCCACGGCCCACACGGCGGCGGGACTCGCCGTACCCCTGCGCGCGGCGGCGAGCGACCCCGGCGGGCCGCTCGCGGCCGTCCTGCGGCGCAACGCCCGGACCGTGCCCGGGTTCGGGGCCGATCTCAACCTGGCCGGCGCGCAGCGGCTGGCGGCCGTCTCCCTCGGCCCCGCGCGGCCGGTCCGCGGCGTCGGCGCCCGCGCCGAACCGGTCGAACGCCCGCACGTGGCGCGGGATTTCGCGGAGTTCGAGGCGTCCCCGGCGCTCGTACTGGGCCTCACCGGCGCCCCGGGGAGCGGGCGGACCACCGAGCTCGCCGCACTCGCCGGCCGGCGTGCCGACGGCACCGAACCGGCCGTCTCGCTCTGGCTGCGCGGCGCCGACCTCGCGGCGGACGACCGCGGCCTGGCGGACGCCGTCGCCCGCACGCTCGTGCGCTCCGGCCGTGTCGTCGCCGGGGTCACGGCCCATCGCAGCGGCCCCTGGGCGGTCCCCGCGGACGGTGCCGACGCCGCGCCGGAGCACGTGGCTCGCGTCGCCCGCGAGGCCGGACGACCTCTGTTCGTCCTCCTCGACGGCCCCGAGGAGATGCCCGCCGCGCTGGCCGCCCGGCTCCCCGACTGGACGGCGGAGACGGCGCGTTGGCTGAGCGCCCATGACGTACGGCTCGTCGTCGCCTGCCGGCCCGCGTACTGGGAGCGGATCGCGGCGCTCCACCCGGCGGCCGCCGTGCACCGGCCCGCCCTGCACCTCGGGCCGCTGACCCAGGAGGAGGCCGGGGAGGCCAGGGCGCGCCTCGGCCTCCCGGCCGGTGCGACGGCGGCGGCGGACGCCGGCCATCCACTGGCCCTGAGACTGCTCGCGGAGGTGCGGGAAGCACTGCCCGGCGACGTCCCCGGGCAGCCGTCGCGTGAGGACGTCCTCACGGCGCACACGGACCTGATGTGTCTGCGGGCCGCGACGCGCATCGCCGAGGCCGCGGATCCCGGGCCCGACGCGGCGACGGTGCGCCGCCTGGCCGCCCGGGTGGCCGGCCGGGTCCACGAGGCGGCGCGGCGCTGCCTCGGTGGAGAGGGAGGACTCGACCGGGAGACCTTCGGGGACCTCTTCCCCTGGCGTACCGGATGGGCCTCCGCGGTGCTCGCCGCGGGGCTGCTGGTGCCCGCCGGCAGCGGCTACCGCTTCGCCCACGAGGAAGTCGCCGAGTGGCTGGGGGCGGCGCATCTGGACGTCGACTCGGTCCTGCATCCGCTTGTCCACCGTGCGGACTCAGCGGCGGCGGACGGAGGCGGACCCGCACCTCCCCGGCACCCGCCGGCCAGGGTCGTCCAGGCGCTGCTCCTGATGGACCGCCGCTCCGGGGAGCACGCCCTGGCACCACGGCTGACGGCGCTGGTCGACGCGCTCGACCGCCTGGACGGCTTCGCCGCTCCCGGTGTGCCCGAGGGGCCCGGGGGCTTCGACCGGTGCGCCGGCCTCGCCGGGCCCGAACCGGGCGAGGGTCCGGGCGCGGACGTCCGCCGGTGGGTCGCCGGACTGCTCCGGGAGACGCTGCTGCGTCTCCCGCGCCCCCGCCGGTACCACGGCGTGCTGCGCACCCTGGCGGACCGCATCACCCGGAGTTCCCTGCGGCCGTGCGGGCGCCACCGGTCGCCCGGGCACGGGGAGTTCGGGCCCTCCTTCTGGCAGGCGCTGCAGATCGGCGAGGCCGAGCGCATGGACCTGCTGCGCCGGCTCGTCCCGGCGGACGGGCCCCCTGATCGTGCCGTGACCGGCCGGAGCGGGGAGCCCAGGAGCGACGCCCGTGCGGACAGCGCCCGTTCGCACCGCCTCACCGGCCCCGCGGCGAGCGGCCGGCGGCAGGGGGCGCCCCGCGACGACCGGCGGCAGGAAGAGCCCGGCGACGGCCGGCCGCCCCGCTATCTGGACGCGGTCGCCGAACGCCTGGCCCGGTCGCCGCGGGCCGTCCAGCCGCTGCTGTGCCGGTGGTTCACCGACGAGAGGCCACTGCCCGCCGCACCCGGCGCCGCCATCCGGCCCACCGTCGCAGCGGCCGCCCAGGCCCTCCTCCACACCCACCGCGGACGCGCCGTCGACGACCTGTGCGAGGCGCTCGTCAGCACCGTCCACCCCCGTGCCCGGGAACTGCTGACCGCGCTCGCCGAGGACGAGCCGTCCGCCGTCTGCCGGGCCGTGGACCGCTGGGCGCACGACGACACCCGCCCGGTGCGCCGGCTCGCCGCGGCCACGCACGCCCCGGTCGTGGCGGCCCACGTCGCCACGGAGACCGACCGCGATCTGCTCAGGTACGCGGCGCTGGCGCTGCTCGCCCGGCCCGCCGACACCGCCCTGCACGGAGCCGCGATCGCCGTCCTGGTCCGCGATCCGCGCACCCGGCCGTGCTACCTGGCGCGGGCCCTGGACGCGTACCGCGACGGAGATCCGGGACTCCCCGCCGACGTCCTGGTCAGCGCGGCACCGACCCACCCCGAGCCCGTGTTCGCCGCGTTCCGCGCCGCGCTCCGCCGCCCGGGCGAGGACGGCGCGGGCGAGGACGGCGCGGGCGAGGTGCTGCGGGCGCTCGCGGGACTCGGCACGCCCGCACTGGCCCGCCGAGCGGCCGGGCTGGTGAGCGAGTACGTGGGTCTGCGGCCCGCGGGCGCCGCGCACGCCGCCGCCTTCGTCGGGCTCCGGCTGCGGCACGGCGCGTCGGCGCGGGCCGTGCTCCTGCCGCTCGTGGTGGACCTGCTGCGCGACCGGCCCGCGCAGGTGAGATGCGCCCTGGCCGCAGTGCTCGGCACCCCGGGCGGCACGGCCGGCGAGCCGCTGCGCACCGAACTGCTGGACGTCCTCCTGGAGCACGAGCGGTCCGAGGGCGGGGACCCGGAGGTCCTGGACACCCTGCTCCGGACGGCCGTGCGTGCGCCGGGGAGGCGACCCGGGGAACCCCGCGTCCGCGAGCTGGTCCACCGCGTCGGCCTCCTCCTCGTACGCACCCCGGAGGGGGCGAACCGCTTCGACCGCCGTCTGGTCGAGCTGGCCCGCCAGGTGCCCGGATTCGCCGCCGAAGTGGTGACGTGGCAGGCCGGGGCGCCGCGGGAGTGGGCCGTGGTGATCGGCCCCAGCACCCGCCGGACGCTGGAGGCGCTGGGCAGCCAGGTGCCGATGCCGACGGCGCTCCGCGGGCATGGCAGTCTTAGACCTGCGTAAGAAGTCATCCTTGCGTACACAGGTTCGATAATTCGGGTTCGGGCGAGGAGCGGTCACAGTGCAGCGCTGGCGTGGCTTGGAGGACATCCCCCAGGACTGGGGGCGCAG
It contains:
- the infB gene encoding translation initiation factor IF-2, whose translation is MAKVRVYELAKEFGVESKVVMAKLQELGEFVRSASSTIEAPVVRKLTDAFQQGSGAAPAKRSAGKPAAPRKSAPSPAAASRAGGAPTPAGTSPAQAARPAAPKPGAPAPKPAAAEAPKSVPAAPAPGPRPTPGPKPAAAPKPAPAAPAAPEFTAPPAAPAAGPRPGATPGPRPAARPGQGQGGGGARPGAPRPGGERQAPRPGGRPAGPRPGNNPFTSGGSTGMARPQAPRPGGAPRPGGQGAPGGPRPQGAGQGGPRPQAPGGSRPTPGGMPRPQAPRGAGGPGGPGGNRPNPGMMPQRPAAGPRPGPGGRGPGGGPGGRPGGGGGAGRPGFAGRPGGGGGGGGRPGGGGGFGGPRPGGGGGGGFGGGGGRPGFGGRPGGPGGRGGTQGAFGRPGGPARRGRKSKRQRRQEYEAMQAPSVGGVMLPRGNGETVRLSRGASLTDFAEKINANPASLVAVMMNLGEMVTATQSVSDETLQLLAGEMNYTVQIVSPEEEDRELLESFDIEFGEDEGGEEFLVARPPVVTVMGHVDHGKTRLLDAIRKTNVVAGEAGGITQHIGAYQVSTEVNEEERRITFIDTPGHEAFTAMRARGAKSTDIAILVVAANDGVMPQTIEALNHAKAADVPIVVAVNKIDVEGADPTKVRGQLTEYGLVAEEYGGDTMFVDISAKQGLNIENLLEAVVLTADAALDLRANPEQDAQGIAIESHLDRGRGAVSTVLVQRGTLRIGDTMVVGDAYGRVRAMLDDKGNNVEEATPSTPVLVLGLTNVPGAGDNFLVVDEDRTARQIAEKRAARERNAAFAKRTRRVSLEDLDKVLKAGEVQQLNLIIKGDASGSVEALESSLLQLDVGEEVDIRVLHRGVGAVTESDIDLATGSDAIVIGFNVRAAGRATQMAEREGVDVRYYSVIYQAIEEIEAALKGMLKPEYEEVELGTAEIREVFRSSKLGNIAGVLIRSGEVRRNTKARLIRDGKVVAENLNIEGLRRFKDDVTEIREGFEGGINLGNFNDIKVDDVIATYEMREKPRG
- a CDS encoding DUF503 domain-containing protein, which encodes MFVGTLSFDLLLGDVRSLKEKRSVVRPIVAELQRKYAVAVAEVGGQNLHRRAEIGLAAVSGDPAHLTDVLDRCERLVAARPEVELLSVRRRLHGDDD
- the rbfA gene encoding 30S ribosome-binding factor RbfA, encoding MADNARARKLADRIQVVVAETLDRRIKDPRLGFVTITDARVTGDLREATVFYTVYGDDEERAASAAALESAKGVLRSEVGRQTGVRFTPSLTFVPDALPDNARTIDDLLDKARAKDAEVRQASTGKTYAGEADPYRKPEDEDRDEDAASE
- the truB gene encoding tRNA pseudouridine(55) synthase TruB, yielding MSQHSNTAPAATGSVTPDGLVIVDKPAGFTSHDVVAKMRGIARTRRVGHAGTLDPMATGVLVLGVQKATKLLGHLALTEKEYLGTIRLGQDTVTDDAEGEVTSSTAASGISRDAVDAGVAELTGAIMQVPSKVSAIKIDGKRSYARVRGGEEFDIPARPVTVSQFTVHDVREAVAEDGTPVTDLVVSVVCSSGTYVRALARDLGAGLGVGGHLTALRRTRVGPYKLDAARTLDQLQEELTVMPIGEAAAAAFPRWDVDAKRARLLLNGVRLDMPEYGTQGPVAVFGPEERFLALVEQQRGKAKSLAVFG
- a CDS encoding serine protease, giving the protein MGSGDLATLVRICDPAGRPRGTGFAVDDRGTVVTSHEAVDGLDRIVLHVPGGGAGVADGVTLLPEADLALVRTTGLGLTPLPVAVRDRPEDGAYVRIPAGGWREDGAYVRIPAGGWREARVLGAIPATYTAAGRTHPLDGVLELAVGTEGSDALGPGGTATGGPVVDTGTGSVVAVLAGTAPATAHTAAGLAVPLRAAASDPGGPLAAVLRRNARTVPGFGADLNLAGAQRLAAVSLGPARPVRGVGARAEPVERPHVARDFAEFEASPALVLGLTGAPGSGRTTELAALAGRRADGTEPAVSLWLRGADLAADDRGLADAVARTLVRSGRVVAGVTAHRSGPWAVPADGADAAPEHVARVAREAGRPLFVLLDGPEEMPAALAARLPDWTAETARWLSAHDVRLVVACRPAYWERIAALHPAAAVHRPALHLGPLTQEEAGEARARLGLPAGATAAADAGHPLALRLLAEVREALPGDVPGQPSREDVLTAHTDLMCLRAATRIAEAADPGPDAATVRRLAARVAGRVHEAARRCLGGEGGLDRETFGDLFPWRTGWASAVLAAGLLVPAGSGYRFAHEEVAEWLGAAHLDVDSVLHPLVHRADSAAADGGGPAPPRHPPARVVQALLLMDRRSGEHALAPRLTALVDALDRLDGFAAPGVPEGPGGFDRCAGLAGPEPGEGPGADVRRWVAGLLRETLLRLPRPRRYHGVLRTLADRITRSSLRPCGRHRSPGHGEFGPSFWQALQIGEAERMDLLRRLVPADGPPDRAVTGRSGEPRSDARADSARSHRLTGPAASGRRQGAPRDDRRQEEPGDGRPPRYLDAVAERLARSPRAVQPLLCRWFTDERPLPAAPGAAIRPTVAAAAQALLHTHRGRAVDDLCEALVSTVHPRARELLTALAEDEPSAVCRAVDRWAHDDTRPVRRLAAATHAPVVAAHVATETDRDLLRYAALALLARPADTALHGAAIAVLVRDPRTRPCYLARALDAYRDGDPGLPADVLVSAAPTHPEPVFAAFRAALRRPGEDGAGEDGAGEVLRALAGLGTPALARRAAGLVSEYVGLRPAGAAHAAAFVGLRLRHGASARAVLLPLVVDLLRDRPAQVRCALAAVLGTPGGTAGEPLRTELLDVLLEHERSEGGDPEVLDTLLRTAVRAPGRRPGEPRVRELVHRVGLLLVRTPEGANRFDRRLVELARQVPGFAAEVVTWQAGAPREWAVVIGPSTRRTLEALGSQVPMPTALRGHGSLRPA